A genomic window from Tachyglossus aculeatus isolate mTacAcu1 chromosome 27, mTacAcu1.pri, whole genome shotgun sequence includes:
- the GPR162 gene encoding probable G-protein coupled receptor 162 codes for MARGLGPEEEALRSNALSWLACGILALLANAWTILSISAKQQKHKPLELLLCFLAGTHLLMAAVPLTTFAVVQLRRQASDYDWNESVCKVFVSTYYTLALATCFTVASLSYHRMWMVRWPVHYRLSNAKKQALHAVVGIWMVSFILSTLPSIGWHNNGERYYARGCQFIVSKIGLGFGVCFSLLLLGGIVMGLVCVGLTFYQTLWARPRRARRAGEGRRPGPGARPAFEVPAIVVEDARGKRRSSLDGSESAKTSLQVTNLISAIVFLYDSLTGVPILVVSFFSLKSDSAPPWMVLAVLWCSMVQTLLLPSFIWSCERYRADARTVWEQCVAVMSEEDGDDDGACDDYADGRICKVRFDANGAAGPGGHDPTQVKLLPSRHMLLPPHERGRYLQVPLARRMSHDEINVFSATRSAGSFLHKWSSSDDVRAASGPLRGLRTPRYPARRRRGPDEAGEEDEDDEEDGEDGAGGLASLRQFLEGGVLGAGGASRAPGFFREEITAFIDDTPQPSPAASPRPSPRRGRRRSLGSPEDGVPGPAGAARRCSLTAGDQGGLGGWVGVWGLGAPPFPPLGL; via the exons ATGGCGCGGGGGCtgggcccggaggaggaggccctGCGCTCCAACGCGCTCTCGTGGCTGGCCTGCGGCATCCTGGCCCTGCTGGCCAACGCCTGGACCATCCTGAGCATCTCGGCCAAGCAGCAGAAGCACAAGCCCCTGGAGCTGCTGCTCTGCTTCCTGGCGGGCACCCACCTGCTCATGGCCGCCGTGCCCCTCACCACCTTCGCCGTGGTGCAGCTGCGGCGCCAGGCCTCCGACTACGACTGGAACGAGAGCGTCTGCAAGGTCTTCGTGTCCACCTACTACACCCTGGCGCTGGCCACCTGCTTCACCGTGGCCTCCCTGAGCTACCACCGCATGTGGATGGTCCGCTGGCCCGTCCACTACCGCCTCAGCAACGCCAAGAAGCAGGCGCTGCACGCCGTGGTGGGCATCTGGATGGTCAGCTTCATCCTGTCCACGCTGCCGTCCATCGGCTGGCACAACAACGGCGAGCGCTACTACGCCCGCGGCTGCCAGTTCATCGTGTCCAAGATCGGGCTGGGCTTCGGCGTCTGCTTcagcctgctgctgctgggggGCATCGTCATGGGCCTGGTCTGCGTGGGCCTCACCTTCTACCAGACCCTGTGGGCGCGGCCGCGCCGGGCGCGGCGGGCCGGGGAGGGGCggcggcccgggccgggggcgcgGCCGGCCTTCGAGGTGCCCGCCATCGTGGTGGAGGACGCCCGGGGCAAGCGGCGCTCCTCGCTGGATGGCTCCGAGTCGGCCAAGACCTCCCTGCAGGTCACCAATCTCATCAGCGCCATCGTCTTCCTCTACGACTCCCTCACTGGGGTCCCCATCCTG GTGGTCAGCTTCTTCTCGCTGAAGTCGGACTCGGCGCCGCCGTGGATGGTGCTGGCGGTTCTGTGGTGCTCCATGGTGCAGACGCTGCTCCTGCCTTCCTTCATCTGGTCCTGCGAGCGCTACCGGGCCGACGCGCGCACCGTGTGGGAGCAGTGCGTGGCCGTCATGTCCGAGGAGGACGGTgacgacg ACGGGGCCTGTGACGACTACGCGGATGGCCGGATCTGCAAGGTTCGCTTCGATGCCAacggggcggcggggccggggggccacGATCCCACCCAGGTGAAGTTGCTGCCCAGCCGGCACATGCTCCTGCCGCCCCACGAGCGGGGACGCTACCTGCAG GTGCCCCTGGCCCGCCGGATGTCCCACGACGAGATCAACGTCTTCTCGGCCACGCGCTCGGCCGGCTCCTTCCTGCACAAGTGGTCCTCGTCCGACGACGTCCGGGCCGCCTCGGGCCCGCTCCGGGGGCTGCGCACGCCCCGCTACCCGGCGCGGCGCCGCCGGGGCCCGGACGAGgccggggaggaggacgaggacgacgaggaggacggcGAGGACGGGGCCGGAGGCCTGGCCAGCCTGCGCCAGTTCCTGGAGGGAGgcgtgctgggggcggggggcgcctcCCGGGCCCCCGGCTTCTTCCGGGAAGAGATCACGGCGTTCATCGACGACACTCCCCAGCCGTCGCCCGCCGCCTCCCCGCGGCCTTCTCCGCGCCGGGGACGCCGCCGGTCCCTTGGCTCGCCCGAGGACGGGGtgccggggccggcgggggcggccCGGCGCTGCTCGCTGACTGCCGGGGACCAAGGCGGCCTGGGGGGCTGGGTGGGCGTCTGGGGGCTGGgcgccccccctttcccccccttggGCCTCTGA
- the CD4 gene encoding T-cell surface glycoprotein CD4, protein MNRAGRLAPPRLLILLLVLPLHPEVLLADRNKEKELVLGEAGKEVRLPCRSKEKKDVAFIWKQPDGAMVIRGGGPSVKGKGPTQLQNRVIFPDQKDLGNFPLIIQNAELADSKTYFCEVEGSKKEVQLLVLRMSIAGFNPLSASGSISLLTGMRMNVTLHGQLSVAILSAVLQGPKGKKSSPQKLTSDPLVTPPLGIEDSGLWKCIVSVPARSSEPLTMAFNIQVQGFQKPSETFYGVANESVTFAFPLNFKPSELSGELDWNQKEPFDLSATLSLKNEKQRWVWRSAKLGPTEEGSGHNLSFRVNRLRTQHAGSGCLRLRIENQPSGKLEQKVELVVMEVSVNRTPERTLPKLKCEVHGPELSSSALEVCWALGNKSEECQKQRVQVEPEEAGIWKCQLRSNSQILLRKIIRLEETRVLSRHLLLGSGLGVSSGLLLAIGLVVFCSARRRHRRQRAERVSQIRRLLNDNKTCQCPHRFQKRGFPV, encoded by the exons ATGAACAGGGCAGGACGCCTGGCTCCGCCCCGCCTCTTGATTCTGCTGTTGG tcctccccctccaccccgaaGTCCTCCTGGCAGATAGGAACAAGGAAAAGGAATTGGTTCTGGGCGAAGCTGGCAAGGAGGTCCGGCTGCCTTGCCGTTCAAAGGAGAAGAAAGATGTGGCTTTCATCTGGAAGCAGCCGGACGGGGCCATGGTCATACGCGGGGGAGGCCCGTCCGTCAAAGGAAAAG GACCGACCCAGCTCCAGAACCGAGTGATCTTTCCCGACCAAAAAGATCTGGGCAACTTCCCTTTGATCATCCAAAATGCGGAGCTGGCGGACTCCAAGACCTACTTCTGCGAGGTGGAAGGCAGCAAGAAAGAAGTCCAGCTGCTGGTGTTGAGGA TGTCCATCGCTGGCTTTAACCCGCTGTCCGCCTCCGGAAGTATCTCCTTGCTGACTGGCATGAGAATGAATGTGACCCTGCACGGGCAGTTATCTGTAGCCATTTTGTCTGCGGTGTTGCAAGGACCAAAAGGCAAGAAATCGAGCCCCCAGAAACTGACCTCTGACCCGCTGGTCACCCCGCCCTTGGGCATCGAGGATTCTGGACTTTGGAAATGTATCGTGTCCGTTCCCGCCAGGTCCTCTGAACCTCTGACCATGGCTTTCAACATCCAGGTGCAAG GCTTTCAGAAGCCCTCGGAGACGTTCTACGGAGTGGCCAATGAGTCGGTCACATTCGCCTTCCCCCTCAACTTCAAGCCCTCGGAACTGAGCGGGGAACTGGACTGGAACCAGAAGGAACCCTTCGACCTCTCGGCCACCCTCTCCCTGAAGAACGAAAAGCAGCGCTGGGTCTGGAGATCGGCGAAACTGGGGCCCACGGAGGAGGGCTCGGGCCACAACCTCAGCTTCAGGGTGAATCGCCTCCGGACCCAGCACGCCGGCTCGGGCTGCCTCCGCCTGAGGATCGAGAATCAACCCAGCGGGAAGTTGGAGCAGAAGGTCGAGCTGGTGGTGATGGAAG TATCGGTGAACCGGACGCCGGAGAGGACCCTCCCGAAGCTGAAGTGTGAGGTGCACGGCCCTGAGTTGTCCTCTTCCGCGCTGGAGGTCTGCTGGGCCCTGGGAAACAAGTCAGAGGAGTGTCAGAAGCAGCGGGTACAGGTGGAACCCGAGGAGGCCGGGATCTGGAAGTGCCAGCTCAGATCCAACAGTCAGATCCTTCTGCGAAAGATCATCCGACTGG aggAGACCAGGGTGCTGAGCAGACACCTGCTGCTGGGGAGCGGGCTGGGGGTCAGCTCCGGCCTGCTGCTGGCCATCGGGCTGGTAGTGTTTTGCTCTGCCAGGCGCCGGCACCGACGG CAGCGGGCTGAGAGGGTATCCCAGATCAGGAGGCTCCTGAATGACAACAAGACCTGCCAGTGCCCCCA ccgATTCCAGAAGCGAGGTTTCCCCGTGTGA